The genomic window CTTCCTGCGGTAATGCTTATCATTCTTATGCTCATGGGATCAGGCTGTGCCATGTTTAAGAAAAAAACACTTTTAGTTCCGCGAGAAGCAGGGGATACCCTCGTGGAGATTACCGACCCCACACAACTTCCTCAGTTTAGAGACGATTACAGCCGTGATTCCCTCTTGCAATCGATCGATCATAGCCTTGACTACTTTAAGAGAGTGAAGGCGAATCCGTATGGTTTTCATATGGATGGTTTTTCACACGAAAATCTGGAAGATTCCCTAAAGTTCTTTCGGGAAGGTTTTTTACGCTGCAGAGACACTGCGGAGATCAACGATTTCATCGTAAAAAACTTCAGGGTCTTTCAGGCCATAGGAAAGGCTTACGAGGGACAGGTGCATTTCACCGGTTATGGAACGCCCATCTACGATGGAAGCCTCACCCCAACCGGAGAATTTCGCTATCCCCTTTATAAAATCCCGCCAGACTTCAGGAAACCTTATTATACCCGGAGTGAGATCGAGGACCGCAATCTCTTAAAAGGACTTGAAATTGCCTATCTCAAATCCAAACTGGACGCCTACCTCATTCACGTTCAGGGATCGGGGCAAATACGGCTTGCGTCGGGTGAAAAGGTCTATGTGGGGTACGGCGCTGATTCAGGCCACAAATATAGCAGTATTGGGCGTATGCTCGTTATGGACGGGAAGATTCCCGAAGAGGAATTGACCCTTTCGACGCTCATTGCCTATTTTAACCAGCACCCGGGTGAACTCGATTCTTACCTCAGGAAAAACGACCGCTATATCTTTTTCAAGCGGGTCAACTATGCAACCCCCTACGGCTCTATCGGCGTGCCGGTAACTCCTATGAGGAGTATCGCCACCGACAAAAAGGTCTTCCCGGCTGGTGGTTTGGCCTTTGCAGTTATCGAACCAAAGAAGGCAAAGAAGACCTGGAAGTTTTGGGAAAAAGGGACGAGCGGGACAGAAAAATCGTTCTTTGTTCTCGATCAGGATACGGGAAGCGCCATTCAGACCCCGGCCAGGGCAGATGTCTATTTCGGAATCGGAGACCAGGCAATGTATGAGGCCGGGAGCTTAAATACCTACGGACGACTCTATTATTTCCTGAAACGGTAGTTCGCCATGGCTCACTTTAACCGATTTCAGGAAAGGAGATCAGGGCAAAATATTACAATTTTCTCTTGACATTGGCCCGTATTAGATATATCTTCATATACTCAATAATTTCGACAAAGGTAAACTCTGAGTGATCAGGGGGCGCAAAGTAAAGGGTCTTTCTCCACAGTTGAGATAGAGTGCATCTCTTATAAAATAAAAAGATAGCCTTACTGCCGAAGCATTGTAATATTTAGCAGTAAGGCTATCTTTTTAGTAATAACCGTAAAGGGATTGTTTGTCTTTAGCATGATTTTATTAAATACTCATACATAAAAGGGAGTATATAAGCCGCCTAAACGGCAAAGGAGTTGGCTCATGTTACAGGAAGCAAGAGGGCTCCTTTTAAAGATCATGTGTCTTTTTTAGAAAGGAGGAGTAAATGAGGTTAAGGAATAGTATGTACAAATTGTTGTGTATTTCTGGCTTGATGTCGTTTGCACTTTACGGGTGCGGAATGTTCAAATATGAAGCTGGTGTCGAGCATGATAAGCCACCGTACTATCATGGACACGTTGAAGATGAACCACCGGCAAGGCACCTTCGGTCGCATGTACATGAAGCACCAGCTCCTGCACCAGCGCCAGCGCCTCAATCGGATGTCTGCACGGCAGATGGGGCATACCCGACGAATAGCAAGGATTGCTGCAGTGTTATTTATCTGCAAAAAATGGGCCCCTGCAGCGGTAGCGTGGGTCAGGAATATTGCTACGTAATAAAAGCCACGAACCTTACCAAAAGAAAGGTGAAAAACGTAGAAGTTATTCAGACCCTTCCCAAGAATTTTGAGGTGAGAAATTCCACCCCTGAATTGGGCACCGGAAGCGCGGGCGGTGTGGCGAAATGGTTCTTGGGTGAGCTTGGCCCTGAAGAAACGAGAGAAATTAAGGTTTGCGGTATTCCGACACAAAGCGGAAACATGCCTTTCTGCACGGATGTTACGTATAGTTTACCAGAGGTTTGCCTTGACCCGGTCATTACCGAGCCGAGGATAACCATCGCAAAGAGCGCTCCAGCCGAGGTTACCCTTTGTGATGTGATTCCGATCACCTTTACCGTCACCAATACCGGCACGGGCGTAGCGAACAATATTAAAGTTAAGGAGACCTTGCCCGCAGGACTGGAGACGCAGGATGGCAGAACTGATGTGGTCTTAGATGTTGGTTCATTAAATCCAGGCGAGTCGAGAGACGTTGCGTTGACGGCAAAAGCAACAAAAACCGGCACATTTAATAATACTGCGACGGCGGTTGCCGATGGCGGTTTGAGTGCAGAATCCAATACAACCACGACTGCAGTAAGACAACCAGTGCTTGCTATCACAAAAGTAGGCAGCAGCGATAAAGTGTATCTGGGACGCAATATTTCATATGAAATTGTGGTAACCAACAATGGCGACTGCCCGGCGACATCAACCGTTGTTGAAGATAGCGTACCTGATAATGCCTCCGTGGTAAACGCCAGCGAAGGAGCAACCTTATTGGGTAGCACAGTTACCTGGAATGCAGGAACCATACAGCCGCAGGGATCACAGAAATTTACTCTGACGTTGAACCCCAAAGGCATTGGTACCGTGAAAAACACGGTGGCAGCGCGGGCTACCTGCGCAGAAGCCGTTTCAGCAGCAACTTCAACCGAAGTCGTAGGTATTGCTGCAATCCTGCTTGAGGTAATCGATATCGATGATCCTATTGAGGTTGGAAACGATGAAGTCTACGAAATCGTTGTAACCAACCAGGGTTCAGAAACGGGGACCAATATCAAAGTAACCTGCATACTTGAGGATGAAATGCAGTATGTAACTTCTGAAGGACCAACAACGGGAAGTGTTTCTGCTGACGGCATGACGGTAACCTTCGACCCATTGCCAACCCTTGCTTCAAAGGCAAAAGCGATTTGGAAGGTCAAGGTGAAGGCGATGAAAGAGGGTGATGTCCGATTCAAGGTTATT from Candidatus Brocadia sp. includes these protein-coding regions:
- a CDS encoding MltA domain-containing protein, with protein sequence MRLKRDVHPVFLPAVMLIILMLMGSGCAMFKKKTLLVPREAGDTLVEITDPTQLPQFRDDYSRDSLLQSIDHSLDYFKRVKANPYGFHMDGFSHENLEDSLKFFREGFLRCRDTAEINDFIVKNFRVFQAIGKAYEGQVHFTGYGTPIYDGSLTPTGEFRYPLYKIPPDFRKPYYTRSEIEDRNLLKGLEIAYLKSKLDAYLIHVQGSGQIRLASGEKVYVGYGADSGHKYSSIGRMLVMDGKIPEEELTLSTLIAYFNQHPGELDSYLRKNDRYIFFKRVNYATPYGSIGVPVTPMRSIATDKKVFPAGGLAFAVIEPKKAKKTWKFWEKGTSGTEKSFFVLDQDTGSAIQTPARADVYFGIGDQAMYEAGSLNTYGRLYYFLKR
- a CDS encoding DUF11 domain-containing protein, with protein sequence MRLRNSMYKLLCISGLMSFALYGCGMFKYEAGVEHDKPPYYHGHVEDEPPARHLRSHVHEAPAPAPAPAPQSDVCTADGAYPTNSKDCCSVIYLQKMGPCSGSVGQEYCYVIKATNLTKRKVKNVEVIQTLPKNFEVRNSTPELGTGSAGGVAKWFLGELGPEETREIKVCGIPTQSGNMPFCTDVTYSLPEVCLDPVITEPRITIAKSAPAEVTLCDVIPITFTVTNTGTGVANNIKVKETLPAGLETQDGRTDVVLDVGSLNPGESRDVALTAKATKTGTFNNTATAVADGGLSAESNTTTTAVRQPVLAITKVGSSDKVYLGRNISYEIVVTNNGDCPATSTVVEDSVPDNASVVNASEGATLLGSTVTWNAGTIQPQGSQKFTLTLNPKGIGTVKNTVAARATCAEAVSAATSTEVVGIAAILLEVIDIDDPIEVGNDEVYEIVVTNQGSETGTNIKVTCILEDEMQYVTSEGPTTGSVSADGMTVTFDPLPTLASKAKAIWKVKVKAMKEGDVRFKVIMTEDCLGRPVEETEATHFYD